From a region of the Seleniivibrio woodruffii genome:
- a CDS encoding lytic transglycosylase domain-containing protein: MSITIVVFGFLVMNVVYLTAISSTVDRISSENTLDSESYRQFSNSLENEKRRLSFAALVMDIKNVLEIYRPNTGGMNYMDFAYLIASESFEKGIDPYLVLAVIKTESSFRRHVVSNKGAVGFMQVLPGTAFYVSDMHENINLGSRSELFDPQKNIRIGISYLAYLLNKYDNQKYALIAYNMGPGNLQKQMRSGGAVSEKYYKAVMYNYERILRISNRTS, translated from the coding sequence GTGTCTATAACTATTGTTGTTTTCGGCTTTCTGGTAATGAATGTGGTATATCTGACTGCCATAAGCTCCACAGTGGACAGAATAAGCTCCGAAAACACACTGGATTCAGAGAGTTACAGACAGTTCTCAAACAGCCTCGAAAATGAAAAACGCAGGCTCTCATTCGCCGCTCTGGTGATGGACATCAAAAACGTTCTTGAGATCTACCGACCCAACACTGGCGGCATGAACTATATGGACTTCGCCTATCTCATAGCTTCGGAATCCTTTGAAAAGGGAATCGACCCGTATCTGGTTCTGGCAGTCATCAAAACAGAAAGCTCCTTCCGCAGACACGTGGTGTCCAACAAGGGCGCAGTGGGCTTTATGCAGGTTCTGCCCGGAACGGCCTTTTATGTGTCCGATATGCACGAAAACATAAACCTCGGCAGCCGCTCAGAGCTTTTTGACCCTCAGAAGAACATCCGCATAGGTATAAGCTACCTCGCCTATCTGCTGAATAAATACGACAATCAGAAATATGCCCTCATAGCCTACAACATGGGTCCCGGCAACCTTCAGAAACAGATGAGAAGCGGCGGCGCAGTATCAGAAAAATACTACAAGGCCGTTATGTACAACTACGAGAGGATTTTGAGAATATCCAACAGGACAAGCTGA
- a CDS encoding sensor histidine kinase, giving the protein MRSYLKVFFVIYIPIALILGLGWHMSTKKLMQAELVKFESEMRNKAEILKGYKFKNTFDEQTHSQLAELSKNTGIRVTIIRKDGTVVDDSYFGEQQIEKMENHSRRPEVADAFIRGEGHSIRRSTTTEKSMSYFAMKYDSGLVLRVSYPMSDLKAIQDNMIKQSVSTYIFLFIVVGLISLYLARRISNPIHQLSLVADRIEAGETKIYFPSFSDKTLTKLVSVIYRIYNSMLQKTKQLEHEKQKLNHIFGILEEGIILLDSKDSVLHFNERTVQYLGSNLKEGQNIIKQTNDMEALSFLTDILTATDSKRIQKSLRGRIYEIYIRVFDNEKLIAFFDITERAEYEQFKAELIGNITHELKTPLAMIMGYSETIMNDPDMDRKFHDKFINIIYNSSNRLNLLINDILKLHRLEMLREDINIEEPTNIQELKEEIESYYEDRPQTITMESKADEAYVLREHLNSIITNLVDNAVKYSSGETIKVSLEQSEGKVTLNVADEGPAIPVEEQQRIFERFYTMDKSKNQHSTGTGLGLSIVKHIVSLYNGKVSVQNNKKGGNTFTVVLEEKKKIEI; this is encoded by the coding sequence ATGAGATCGTACCTTAAAGTTTTCTTCGTAATTTACATTCCCATAGCCCTCATTCTGGGACTGGGCTGGCACATGAGCACCAAAAAGCTCATGCAGGCCGAACTGGTCAAGTTCGAGTCGGAAATGCGGAATAAAGCGGAGATACTGAAAGGTTACAAGTTCAAAAATACGTTCGATGAACAGACCCATTCCCAGCTTGCCGAGCTTTCCAAAAACACGGGAATCCGTGTCACCATTATCAGAAAAGACGGCACTGTTGTTGATGATTCCTATTTCGGCGAACAGCAGATAGAAAAAATGGAGAACCATTCACGAAGACCGGAAGTTGCCGATGCTTTCATCAGAGGCGAAGGGCACTCCATAAGAAGAAGCACCACAACTGAAAAGTCCATGAGCTATTTCGCAATGAAATACGACAGCGGGCTGGTGCTCAGGGTCTCCTACCCCATGTCCGACCTGAAAGCAATTCAGGACAACATGATAAAACAGAGCGTCTCGACCTATATCTTCCTTTTCATCGTGGTGGGGCTTATCTCGCTCTATCTTGCAAGACGCATAAGCAACCCCATCCATCAGCTCTCTCTGGTGGCCGACAGAATAGAGGCGGGCGAAACAAAGATATATTTCCCCTCCTTCAGCGACAAAACCCTCACAAAACTGGTAAGCGTAATCTACCGAATATACAACTCCATGCTCCAGAAGACAAAACAGCTTGAACACGAAAAACAGAAGCTGAACCATATCTTCGGAATCCTTGAAGAGGGCATAATCCTTCTGGACAGTAAAGATTCCGTTCTGCACTTCAACGAACGCACCGTTCAATACCTCGGCAGCAACCTTAAAGAGGGGCAGAACATCATTAAGCAGACAAACGACATGGAAGCTCTCTCCTTCCTGACGGACATTCTTACTGCCACCGACTCAAAACGAATTCAGAAGAGCCTAAGAGGGCGTATCTATGAAATATATATAAGGGTTTTCGACAACGAAAAGCTGATAGCCTTTTTCGACATAACAGAAAGAGCCGAATATGAGCAGTTTAAAGCGGAACTGATAGGCAACATCACCCACGAGCTTAAAACACCTCTGGCCATGATAATGGGCTACTCAGAGACCATAATGAACGACCCCGACATGGACAGGAAGTTCCACGACAAATTCATCAACATAATCTATAACAGCTCAAACAGGCTGAATCTGCTGATCAACGATATTCTTAAGCTCCACAGGCTTGAAATGCTCCGTGAGGACATAAACATTGAAGAACCGACGAACATTCAGGAGCTGAAAGAGGAGATAGAATCCTATTACGAAGACAGACCCCAGACAATCACCATGGAATCGAAAGCCGACGAGGCATACGTTCTGCGGGAACATCTGAACAGTATAATAACCAATCTGGTTGACAACGCAGTCAAATACTCCTCCGGCGAAACCATAAAGGTTTCACTGGAACAGTCGGAAGGCAAGGTCACACTGAACGTTGCGGACGAAGGTCCCGCAATACCCGTTGAAGAACAGCAGAGGATCTTCGAACGTTTCTACACTATGGACAAATCCAAAAACCAGCACTCCACAGGCACAGGCCTCGGTCTTTCAATAGTCAAGCACATAGTCTCACTCTACAATGGAAAAGTTTCCGTTCAGAACAATAAAAAAGGCGGCAACACTTTCACGGTAGTCCTTGAAGAAAAGAAGAAAATTGAGATTTGA
- a CDS encoding response regulator transcription factor, translating into MIKVLVIEDHEEIRDLISYNLSRENCETICFDNANEGLIHLENNEVDIILLDLMLPGLKGMQFLQIVRNNKKFSGVPIIIISAKNAEQDIINGLEMGADDYLTKPFSIKILIAKINAILRRNPAIKSKVISINGINIDTGNYTVTVDGEDVSLTNKEYELLLMLLKHPKRVFTRNQILNAVWGYESDVYTRTVDTHVSSLRKKLGDKGAFIKSVPKIGYRADI; encoded by the coding sequence ATGATAAAAGTCCTTGTAATAGAAGATCATGAGGAGATAAGGGATCTTATCTCCTATAACCTTTCCAGAGAGAACTGCGAGACCATCTGTTTCGACAACGCAAACGAGGGTCTCATCCACCTTGAGAACAACGAGGTGGATATAATCCTCCTCGACCTCATGCTCCCCGGCCTCAAGGGAATGCAGTTTCTCCAGATCGTGCGGAACAACAAAAAATTCTCCGGCGTACCGATAATCATAATCTCCGCAAAGAACGCCGAGCAGGATATCATAAACGGTCTGGAGATGGGGGCTGACGACTACCTGACAAAACCGTTCAGCATAAAGATCCTCATCGCCAAGATAAACGCCATCCTCCGCAGAAACCCCGCCATCAAGTCAAAGGTCATTTCCATCAACGGAATAAACATTGACACCGGAAATTATACCGTTACAGTGGACGGAGAGGACGTGAGTCTTACGAACAAAGAGTATGAGCTTCTGCTGATGCTTCTGAAACATCCTAAAAGAGTCTTCACCAGAAACCAGATACTCAACGCCGTGTGGGGCTATGAGTCCGACGTATACACACGCACGGTGGACACACACGTTTCATCGCTCCGCAAAAAACTCGGCGACAAGGGCGCATTCATAAAATCCGTGCCCAAGATAGGTTACAGAGCAGACATATGA
- the lptE gene encoding LPS assembly lipoprotein LptE, translated as MIKKAVLLTLLMTVFVYGCGYKMAVTGTKAAFKIYPASIENVSKEANIDHLFENEVKSYFSSINALAPQSTADYVGYVTLTGVSSSAAVKLTSGQTATFDLYATLNITVKDKAGNEIFVKSLGSSVTYNQTSSLSASVSNRNNAIKQAVRDALETFRYEFENR; from the coding sequence ATGATAAAGAAAGCCGTTCTTTTAACACTGCTTATGACTGTTTTCGTGTACGGCTGCGGCTATAAAATGGCTGTGACCGGAACCAAGGCGGCTTTCAAAATCTATCCCGCATCCATTGAGAACGTATCGAAAGAGGCAAACATTGATCACCTGTTCGAAAACGAGGTCAAATCGTACTTCTCATCGATAAACGCTCTGGCTCCTCAAAGCACAGCCGACTACGTGGGCTATGTCACACTGACCGGCGTTTCCTCATCTGCGGCCGTTAAGCTGACATCCGGACAGACGGCGACATTCGACCTCTACGCCACGCTCAACATCACAGTTAAGGACAAAGCCGGAAACGAGATTTTCGTTAAAAGCCTCGGCTCAAGCGTAACCTATAACCAGACATCATCGCTGTCCGCATCGGTCAGCAACAGGAATAACGCCATAAAACAAGCTGTCAGAGACGCTCTGGAAACATTCAGATATGAATTCGAAAACAGGTAA
- a CDS encoding RNA methyltransferase, translated as MEGIKVLLSNPEGAVNLGFIARAMANTGFSDLSYSGRLNRLHPTALKYALIASDILENARQTEDFDGLIKGSDRIIGISMRTPQTEARHIHLSELKGCLNDIRSKGLTAGLLFGNEKAGLSNTQLSSCHRYVSLDTSEAFPSMNLAQAVMVVLWEIKDIQPVPHEADIKYAGRALMDALTEKMRTFLTTFGYLNPQNPEKIFEEIRRMTESKNLTEREVQLMLSVMGKCMGEHSAALKKSRNI; from the coding sequence TTGGAAGGTATCAAGGTTCTTCTTTCAAACCCCGAAGGTGCTGTTAATCTCGGTTTCATAGCCCGTGCCATGGCAAACACAGGGTTCTCCGACCTTTCCTACTCAGGCAGACTGAACAGGCTCCACCCCACAGCTTTAAAATATGCGCTCATCGCCTCAGATATCCTTGAGAACGCAAGGCAGACCGAGGATTTTGACGGGCTTATCAAAGGTTCCGACAGAATAATCGGAATAAGCATGCGCACCCCGCAGACCGAAGCCCGGCACATACATCTCTCTGAGCTTAAAGGATGCCTGAACGACATCCGCTCAAAGGGGCTGACGGCCGGACTGCTTTTCGGAAACGAGAAGGCGGGGCTTTCAAACACTCAGCTTTCCTCATGCCACAGATATGTAAGCCTCGACACATCAGAAGCGTTTCCCAGCATGAACCTTGCTCAAGCGGTTATGGTGGTTCTCTGGGAGATAAAAGACATTCAGCCCGTACCCCACGAAGCCGACATAAAATATGCCGGCAGAGCCCTCATGGATGCCCTGACTGAAAAGATGCGCACGTTTCTGACAACCTTCGGATACCTGAACCCGCAGAACCCCGAAAAAATATTCGAGGAGATACGCCGCATGACAGAATCGAAAAATCTCACCGAAAGAGAGGTTCAGCTTATGCTCTCGGTGATGGGCAAATGCATGGGCGAACACAGCGCCGCTCTGAAGAAATCCCGAAATATCTGA
- the holA gene encoding DNA polymerase III subunit delta: MNSKTGKPFWYIAGSLFYQEEQSKKLLAKMEDCETEIFNPEDLSGDSFFGFTSSAPLFSESKAAVVKSFDSVKNSDQFIKSCANCIESAIIIMTEETKTDKKLSAALDAAGFNLLIEESKKQDITARVIRMFSEAGFSIDTAAAGQINELFDGNLSMVKSEVDKLTAFFAYKKPQTQSDILNAITAKRQDNIFVFIDNFTYRKRKECFVLLTEFIASGENLRILINLLFKRMRDVYGMQVSKDMVKENRYFLLDRIKTGAKAWKKQELINLFSVFAELDYMMKTGQTDDEAYLTRLIGLL; encoded by the coding sequence ATGAATTCGAAAACAGGTAAACCTTTCTGGTATATAGCAGGAAGCCTCTTTTATCAGGAAGAGCAGTCAAAAAAACTCCTCGCTAAAATGGAGGACTGCGAAACGGAGATTTTCAACCCCGAAGACCTGTCGGGTGACAGTTTTTTCGGTTTCACAAGCTCTGCACCGCTTTTCAGCGAATCCAAAGCCGCCGTGGTCAAATCATTTGACTCGGTGAAAAACTCTGACCAGTTCATAAAATCCTGCGCGAACTGCATCGAATCCGCCATAATCATCATGACGGAAGAGACAAAAACAGATAAGAAACTGTCCGCCGCTCTTGATGCGGCCGGATTTAATCTGCTGATAGAGGAATCGAAAAAGCAGGATATCACAGCAAGGGTCATCAGAATGTTCTCCGAGGCGGGTTTCTCCATAGACACCGCCGCCGCAGGGCAGATAAACGAGCTTTTCGACGGCAACCTCTCCATGGTAAAGAGCGAAGTGGACAAGCTCACCGCATTTTTCGCCTACAAAAAACCTCAGACCCAGTCAGACATACTGAACGCCATCACGGCAAAACGTCAGGACAACATCTTTGTATTCATAGACAATTTTACCTATCGCAAAAGAAAGGAATGCTTCGTCCTGCTCACAGAGTTCATAGCGAGCGGCGAAAACCTGCGGATACTCATTAACCTGCTGTTCAAGCGGATGCGTGATGTATACGGAATGCAGGTTTCAAAGGATATGGTAAAGGAGAACAGATACTTTCTTCTGGACAGAATAAAGACAGGAGCAAAGGCATGGAAGAAGCAGGAACTTATCAACCTGTTCTCAGTGTTTGCCGAGCTTGACTATATGATGAAGACCGGACAGACGGATGATGAGGCATATCTGACACGTCTCATCGGTTTGCTTTAA
- the phoU gene encoding phosphate signaling complex protein PhoU, producing MAAIRQEKEYIQLKGMLAEMATTATKMVSDSIKSLVNRDPELALKVIEEDERLDRLDVDIDEHCVKMLALFEPKAIDLRYVITATRIITDIERVGDHSVSICRDSIRLSEQPQLKPYIDIPKMAEIATGMIHDSLEAFFNSDTKLAFDVIKRDDLIDQLNDQVTRELLTYTMEDVTKLHAVLSVLNISRRLERIADHATNIAEMVYYMVEGKIIRHTVLTVEEEEA from the coding sequence ATGGCAGCAATCAGACAGGAAAAAGAATACATCCAGCTTAAGGGTATGCTTGCGGAAATGGCGACAACAGCGACAAAGATGGTTTCCGACTCCATCAAATCACTGGTGAACCGTGATCCGGAACTGGCTCTTAAGGTTATCGAAGAGGACGAGCGCCTCGACAGGCTGGATGTTGACATAGACGAGCACTGTGTAAAAATGCTCGCACTCTTTGAACCCAAAGCCATCGACCTGAGATACGTTATCACGGCAACACGCATAATAACCGACATCGAGCGAGTGGGCGATCACAGCGTCAGCATATGCAGAGACTCAATAAGGCTCTCCGAACAGCCCCAGCTCAAGCCCTACATCGACATCCCCAAGATGGCAGAGATCGCCACAGGAATGATACACGACTCGCTTGAGGCGTTCTTCAACTCCGACACAAAGCTGGCCTTTGACGTCATAAAGCGTGACGATTTGATAGATCAGCTGAACGATCAGGTCACAAGGGAACTGCTCACATACACTATGGAGGACGTTACCAAGCTCCACGCCGTTCTCTCCGTTCTCAACATCTCCCGAAGACTGGAGAGGATAGCCGACCACGCAACCAACATTGCAGAAATGGTTTACTATATGGTTGAAGGCAAGATCATCCGCCACACGGTATTGACCGTCGAAGAGGAGGAAGCATGA
- the sfsA gene encoding DNA/RNA nuclease SfsA produces MYKYPKLLRGKFIKRYKRFFADVLMDGEVVTAHNPNTGTMKCIIEEGRDVLLSVSDNPNRKLKYTLEGFLVEDKWVLTNTILMNTVARRGILDGEVAELQTVTALKSEYKYGDGRLDFYGEKGGRRFLAEVKNATLFDEKFCMFPDAVTERGRKHIGLLLEAMAEGYDPYMIYVCQVDRPFFRIASEIDNEYDKALNDAVGQGLNVITVMTDFDMENETVRLVRGGEFKANR; encoded by the coding sequence ATGTATAAATACCCCAAGTTATTGAGAGGCAAGTTCATAAAAAGATATAAAAGATTTTTTGCAGATGTGCTTATGGACGGTGAAGTGGTCACTGCGCACAACCCGAACACCGGAACTATGAAATGCATAATTGAAGAGGGCAGGGATGTGCTCCTCTCCGTTTCCGACAACCCGAACCGCAAGCTGAAATATACTCTGGAAGGCTTTCTGGTGGAGGATAAGTGGGTGCTGACAAACACCATTCTTATGAACACGGTTGCCCGCAGAGGGATACTCGACGGCGAGGTGGCGGAGCTTCAGACGGTGACAGCCCTGAAAAGTGAATATAAATACGGTGACGGCCGCCTGGATTTCTACGGGGAAAAGGGCGGCAGAAGGTTTCTGGCCGAGGTTAAGAATGCAACCCTGTTCGATGAAAAATTCTGTATGTTTCCCGATGCGGTGACGGAGCGGGGAAGAAAGCATATCGGTCTTCTGCTTGAAGCCATGGCGGAAGGATACGACCCTTACATGATATATGTGTGTCAGGTGGACAGGCCGTTTTTCAGAATCGCCTCTGAGATAGACAATGAATATGACAAAGCTCTGAATGATGCTGTGGGGCAGGGGCTTAACGTTATAACAGTTATGACTGATTTTGATATGGAAAACGAGACCGTCAGACTTGTGAGGGGCGGTGAGTTTAAAGCAAACCGATGA
- the leuS gene encoding leucine--tRNA ligase: MKYNPAETEEKWQKIWEDRKLFKVATDNSKEKFYCLEMFPYPSGKIHMGHVRNYAIGDVISRYKFMQGFNVLHPMGWDAFGLPAENAAIENSTHPAVWTKNNISYMKAQLKKLGLSYDWDREVATCDPEYYKWEQMVFIQMYEKGLVYKKKSLLNWCDDCNTVLANEQVEDGACWRCGHEVRIKELDGWYLKITDYADELLDFTEKLDGWPSKVLTMQQNWIGKSYGAEIDFALTHSDEKIKVFTTRPDTLFGATFMSLAPEHPMAKALLKGTEQEKEGLEFIDAILKDDKVNRMADDKEKKGVFTGRYAINPVTGYQMPIFLANFVLMDYGTGAVMAVPAHDQRDFEFAKKYGCELKIVIMPKEGLELETMTEAYTGAGTLVNSGVFDGTDNESAKKAIVDYLDTHNLGKSTVNYRLRDWQISRQRYWGAPIPFIQCDCCGSVPVPFDQLPVQLPDVDFNPEMRGNPLDKVESFVNTTCPKCGKPARRETDTMDTFMESSWYFLRYTSPQCDTAPFNKDDANYWMNVDQYIGGIEHAILHLLYARFYTKVMRDLGYVSVDEPFKRLLTQGMVCKETYKCPVDGWLFPEESKEGKCAKCGGDVVIGRVEKMSKSKKNVIDPNKLIQTYGADTARLFILFASPPERELEWSDSGVEGSFRFLNRVYRLVFNNLELIKADHAGTAEDALTKELLYALHSTVKKVTEDIERYQLNTAVAAMMEFVNSLYSAEANLTDGHKALFKDCLLTLIKILAPFTPHLAEELWEMTGQAELVSRAEWVKFDAAHTQKDEIVVAVQVNGKLRGQIGISRNMAQDDVFALALANENVSKHTDGMTFVKKIYVPNKLVNFVVK, from the coding sequence ATGAAATATAATCCCGCAGAGACAGAAGAGAAATGGCAGAAGATATGGGAGGACAGAAAACTCTTTAAAGTTGCGACAGATAACAGCAAAGAGAAGTTCTACTGCCTTGAGATGTTCCCCTATCCGTCAGGAAAGATACACATGGGGCACGTCCGCAACTATGCCATCGGTGACGTTATCTCACGTTACAAATTCATGCAGGGATTCAACGTTCTTCACCCCATGGGGTGGGATGCCTTCGGTCTGCCCGCAGAAAACGCCGCAATAGAGAACTCAACACACCCCGCAGTTTGGACAAAGAACAACATTAGCTACATGAAGGCACAGCTTAAAAAGCTCGGCCTCTCCTACGACTGGGACAGGGAAGTGGCGACCTGCGATCCAGAATACTATAAATGGGAACAGATGGTCTTCATTCAGATGTATGAAAAAGGCCTTGTTTATAAAAAGAAATCACTGCTTAACTGGTGCGACGACTGCAACACGGTTCTTGCAAACGAACAGGTTGAGGACGGCGCATGCTGGAGATGCGGACACGAAGTGCGCATTAAGGAGCTTGACGGCTGGTATCTGAAGATAACCGATTATGCCGATGAGCTTCTGGATTTCACCGAAAAGCTGGACGGATGGCCTTCGAAGGTTCTCACAATGCAGCAGAACTGGATAGGCAAATCCTACGGCGCAGAGATAGACTTCGCCCTTACCCATTCAGACGAAAAAATAAAGGTATTCACCACCAGACCCGACACTCTGTTCGGAGCAACTTTCATGTCCCTTGCGCCCGAGCACCCCATGGCAAAGGCACTGCTGAAAGGCACAGAGCAGGAGAAAGAGGGGCTTGAGTTCATAGATGCCATCCTTAAAGACGACAAGGTCAACAGAATGGCTGACGACAAAGAGAAGAAAGGCGTGTTCACAGGCAGATATGCCATCAACCCCGTAACTGGATACCAGATGCCCATCTTCCTTGCCAACTTTGTTCTGATGGACTACGGAACAGGAGCGGTTATGGCTGTTCCCGCCCACGACCAGAGGGACTTTGAATTTGCTAAAAAATACGGCTGTGAACTGAAAATAGTCATAATGCCCAAAGAAGGTCTTGAGCTTGAAACAATGACCGAGGCCTACACAGGCGCAGGCACGCTGGTGAACTCCGGAGTTTTTGACGGCACAGACAACGAATCCGCCAAAAAAGCGATAGTGGACTACCTCGACACCCACAACCTCGGTAAGAGTACGGTAAACTACCGTCTGCGTGACTGGCAGATCTCCCGCCAGAGATACTGGGGCGCACCCATCCCCTTCATCCAGTGCGACTGCTGCGGAAGCGTTCCGGTTCCCTTCGATCAGCTTCCGGTTCAGCTTCCCGATGTTGATTTCAACCCCGAAATGCGAGGCAACCCGCTGGACAAGGTCGAATCCTTCGTGAACACCACATGCCCCAAATGCGGCAAACCCGCAAGACGTGAAACCGATACCATGGATACCTTCATGGAATCCTCATGGTATTTCTTAAGGTATACATCCCCGCAGTGCGACACTGCCCCGTTTAACAAAGATGATGCGAACTACTGGATGAACGTTGACCAGTACATTGGCGGAATCGAGCATGCGATCCTTCACCTGCTCTATGCACGCTTCTATACGAAAGTAATGCGTGACCTCGGCTACGTCTCTGTTGACGAGCCGTTCAAGAGACTGCTCACTCAGGGTATGGTCTGCAAAGAGACCTACAAATGCCCCGTTGACGGCTGGCTCTTCCCCGAGGAGTCCAAAGAGGGCAAATGCGCCAAATGCGGCGGCGACGTTGTTATCGGACGTGTTGAGAAGATGTCCAAATCCAAAAAGAACGTTATCGACCCCAATAAACTTATACAGACATACGGAGCTGACACGGCAAGGCTGTTCATCCTCTTCGCAAGCCCCCCCGAAAGAGAGCTTGAGTGGAGCGATTCCGGTGTCGAAGGCTCTTTCAGATTCCTGAACAGAGTCTACAGACTGGTTTTCAACAACCTTGAGCTTATCAAGGCCGACCATGCAGGCACAGCAGAGGACGCTCTGACAAAAGAGCTTCTTTATGCTCTGCACTCAACAGTTAAGAAGGTTACAGAGGATATCGAACGCTATCAGCTCAACACGGCAGTTGCGGCCATGATGGAGTTCGTAAACAGCCTCTATTCGGCAGAAGCAAACCTGACCGACGGGCACAAGGCTCTGTTTAAAGATTGTCTGCTGACCCTCATAAAAATTCTTGCTCCCTTCACTCCCCACCTCGCAGAGGAACTCTGGGAGATGACAGGTCAGGCGGAGCTTGTCTCCCGTGCAGAATGGGTGAAATTTGACGCCGCCCACACTCAGAAAGACGAGATAGTCGTTGCCGTTCAGGTGAACGGAAAGCTGAGAGGCCAGATCGGCATCTCCAGAAACATGGCTCAGGACGATGTTTTCGCCCTCGCACTGGCAAACGAGAACGTCTCCAAACACACAGACGGCATGACCTTCGTCAAGAAGATATACGTGCCTAACAAACTTGTTAACTTCGTGGTGAAATAA